From a region of the Litorilinea aerophila genome:
- a CDS encoding ATP-binding protein: protein MEISQVNLQLPQYRVEVMGDLHGAMLRRVLALVMLVAWVTAAPFSGASPSPAFVLCLATMGLGLLGFWILAYSYWLAATTLLVGLTGLGLWATWLYPSAPLPLFFHLTVAIAVFTLGPAVGFVSAAVMSALLLYAMDVHPANLSVTAAWIGILLCWLSFLLTWQGTKPMRTLTLWSWHSHLQARQRAAQLEEVQAKLQQTLKSLDAAYQELAKTNRKLAVSKAIVEEARQAKAEFVANVSHELRTPINMITGFTEMILRAPRTYARNGLPPALLADLDVVFRNAQHLSELINDILDLSQLDVGRMGLVREWARMPEIAEAAAASIRPLAEAKGLSLRVDMEPDLPAAFMDATRVRQILLNLLSNAVRFTEVGHVILRVSRHRDQIVVSVCDTGPGVAPHDIAKLFEPFRQVDGSARRRMGGTGLGLHISRRFARLHGGDLTVESEVGRGTTFHLSLPIDNDLDLSPVGHSTAPDALLLARKSAPYIVVEPQPLLERLLRRYLDHTEVLAVPSIQEAMALSRSQPIQGIVLRTTHQRESLSLLQEAKKMVCDAPLIVCAMPGSLEAYSQERGLAGYLLKPLERTQLMAILARFPHARTLLLVDDDRDFRHLFSRMLKTADREYILWQAMGAEEALAILKERQPDLLFLDVLLPHLDGPWLLDHIRAQPELRDLPVFFITAQDASGSPLVASLLEITHRGGLSADELMRCIQAVGQAFTGAIPPVERATEVEDTNAMAELPGQVLPVVVPG from the coding sequence ATGGAAATTTCGCAAGTCAACTTACAGTTGCCCCAATACAGGGTGGAAGTGATGGGAGATCTGCATGGGGCCATGCTGCGCAGGGTCCTGGCGCTGGTCATGCTGGTTGCATGGGTTACCGCCGCGCCCTTTTCTGGGGCAAGCCCGAGCCCAGCCTTCGTGCTTTGCCTCGCCACCATGGGCCTGGGATTGCTTGGCTTCTGGATCCTGGCCTACAGCTATTGGCTGGCTGCCACCACCCTGCTTGTTGGCCTGACCGGACTCGGGCTGTGGGCCACCTGGCTCTATCCCAGCGCTCCTCTTCCCCTTTTTTTTCACCTGACCGTGGCCATCGCGGTCTTCACGTTGGGACCCGCCGTAGGATTCGTTTCTGCCGCGGTAATGAGCGCTCTGCTGCTGTACGCCATGGACGTACATCCGGCGAACCTGTCGGTTACGGCCGCCTGGATCGGCATTCTGCTGTGTTGGCTGAGCTTTCTGCTCACCTGGCAGGGAACCAAGCCCATGCGGACATTGACCCTCTGGTCCTGGCACAGCCATCTTCAGGCCCGGCAACGAGCTGCTCAACTGGAGGAGGTTCAGGCTAAACTCCAGCAGACCCTCAAGAGCCTGGACGCGGCCTACCAGGAGCTGGCCAAAACCAATCGGAAGTTGGCTGTGAGCAAGGCCATCGTGGAAGAGGCCCGCCAGGCCAAGGCCGAGTTCGTGGCCAATGTCAGTCACGAACTGCGCACCCCCATCAACATGATCACCGGCTTCACCGAAATGATCCTGCGGGCACCCCGGACATACGCTCGCAACGGTCTGCCGCCTGCACTCCTGGCCGACCTGGATGTGGTCTTCCGCAATGCCCAACATCTCTCTGAGCTGATCAACGATATCCTCGACCTGAGTCAACTGGATGTGGGGCGCATGGGCCTGGTCCGGGAGTGGGCCAGGATGCCCGAAATTGCCGAAGCAGCTGCCGCGTCCATCCGTCCTCTGGCCGAAGCCAAGGGACTATCCCTACGCGTTGACATGGAACCTGACCTGCCGGCGGCATTTATGGATGCTACACGGGTCCGCCAGATCCTGCTGAACCTTCTCAGCAATGCTGTTCGCTTTACTGAAGTCGGCCATGTCATCCTGCGCGTGAGTCGACATCGGGATCAGATCGTCGTCTCCGTCTGCGATACAGGCCCTGGCGTTGCCCCTCACGATATCGCCAAGCTATTCGAGCCGTTTCGTCAAGTGGATGGATCCGCGCGAAGAAGGATGGGGGGGACTGGTCTGGGGCTTCACATTTCCCGGCGCTTTGCCCGGTTGCATGGTGGGGATTTGACGGTGGAGAGTGAAGTAGGCCGGGGGACTACCTTTCACCTGAGTCTGCCCATTGACAATGACCTGGATCTCTCGCCTGTTGGACATTCAACAGCCCCGGATGCGCTCCTGTTGGCCAGGAAGAGCGCCCCGTATATTGTGGTGGAACCGCAGCCGCTGCTGGAAAGATTGTTGCGGCGCTATCTGGATCATACGGAAGTTCTGGCCGTGCCTTCCATCCAGGAGGCCATGGCCTTGAGCCGTTCACAACCCATCCAGGGCATCGTGTTGCGCACCACGCACCAGCGGGAAAGCCTCTCTCTGCTGCAGGAAGCCAAGAAGATGGTCTGCGATGCACCCCTGATCGTGTGTGCCATGCCCGGTTCCCTGGAGGCGTACAGCCAGGAACGAGGGCTGGCAGGCTACCTGTTGAAACCGCTGGAACGCACACAATTGATGGCCATCCTGGCCCGGTTTCCCCACGCCCGCACCCTCTTGCTGGTGGATGACGACCGGGATTTCCGCCATCTGTTTTCCAGAATGCTCAAAACAGCAGACAGGGAATACATCTTATGGCAGGCCATGGGCGCTGAGGAAGCGCTGGCTATCCTGAAAGAACGCCAACCCGATCTGCTTTTCCTGGATGTCCTCCTGCCCCATCTGGATGGGCCCTGGCTCCTGGATCATATCCGGGCACAGCCAGAATTGAGAGACCTTCCCGTGTTTTTTATCACGGCCCAAGACGCCTCCGGCAGTCCACTGGTGGCCAGCCTCCTGGAGATTACCCATCGGGGCGGGCTCTCTGCCGATGAGCTCATGCGCTGTATTCAGGCGGTGGGCCAGGCTTTTACCGGCGCCATTCCCCCGGTCGAGCGAGCCACGGAGGTAGAGGATACCAACGCTATGGCTGAATTACCTGGTCAAGTGCTGCCAGTAGTTGTTCCTGGCTGA
- a CDS encoding carbohydrate ABC transporter permease, with the protein MGKKSDALLEPVLQSKRVLTILNQTVAYAVLIGAAIAFLLPLAWMISTSLKPKEQIFTYPLIWLPDPPQWANYSKALNNPSFKFLLFLKNSLIYAGLSTVGIVISCSFVAYAFARLRWWGRDFWFVVTLSTMMIPYPVTLIPLFLVFKQLGWVGTFKPLIVPNFLGTAFFIFLLRQFFLTIPLDLSDAARIDGASELGIFTRIVLPLSKPALTTVALFTFLFTWNDFLGPLIYLTDGSKYTLAVGLAAFRGQYRTQWDLMMAAATVVTLPVVILFFFAQRQFIQGITLTGIKG; encoded by the coding sequence ATGGGCAAAAAATCCGACGCCCTGCTGGAACCGGTTCTCCAAAGCAAACGGGTGCTGACCATCTTGAACCAGACAGTCGCCTACGCCGTGTTGATTGGCGCGGCCATCGCTTTTCTTCTACCCCTGGCGTGGATGATCAGCACGTCCCTCAAGCCCAAGGAGCAGATCTTCACCTATCCGCTGATCTGGCTCCCCGATCCGCCCCAATGGGCCAACTATTCCAAGGCCCTCAACAACCCTTCATTCAAATTTCTGCTCTTTCTGAAAAACAGCCTGATCTATGCCGGGCTGTCCACCGTGGGGATCGTCATTTCCTGCTCTTTTGTGGCCTACGCCTTTGCCCGACTCCGCTGGTGGGGGCGGGACTTCTGGTTCGTGGTGACGCTGAGCACCATGATGATCCCCTATCCGGTGACCCTGATACCGCTGTTTCTGGTCTTCAAGCAGTTGGGATGGGTGGGCACCTTCAAGCCCCTCATCGTGCCTAACTTCCTGGGAACCGCATTCTTTATCTTTCTGCTGCGCCAGTTTTTCCTGACCATCCCCCTGGATCTCTCCGATGCCGCCCGCATCGACGGCGCCAGCGAACTGGGGATCTTCACCCGCATCGTCCTGCCCCTGTCCAAGCCAGCCCTGACGACGGTGGCACTCTTCACCTTCCTGTTTACCTGGAATGACTTCCTGGGGCCGCTCATCTACCTGACCGACGGCAGCAAGTATACGTTGGCGGTGGGCCTGGCAGCCTTCCGGGGCCAATACCGCACCCAGTGGGACCTCATGATGGCGGCCGCCACTGTGGTCACCCTGCCGGTGGTCATCCTGTTCTTCTTCGCGCAACGGCAGTTCATCCAGGGTATTACTCTGACGGGCATAAAGGGCTAA
- a CDS encoding ABC transporter substrate-binding protein has protein sequence MPAVAPTAQTGGGEAQTPSQEAVTIQYWTFWADRWGEFQGKIVEEYNRTHNDIRVEMLIVPWGELATKLLTAVSAGNPPDFSIINRSEVVEWAVRGGVLPLDDYIAASDEVHPEDWFESAWTECVWEGKAYAQPFESGTYAAWYHIGLFEEAGLDPTALPTTWSEVDAMAEAITQGTPQDGYTRVGFIPWGSRQDLLGWLAGGEWYDEETQQITAVTPENIAAMEWVKQYADRYGGEALERFRQSLGGGDTEDDPFYRDQLGSVWKGSWSLSAKVEYAPDVPFDVRPLPYRDGTSNDSVNQGSACVLPKGSPHPDPAYQFLTWMSIHGVAMWVPFAADMVSRKDQTDIYPDALPDNEQFRGYWKLYNDALAYAHHEPAMPARRFWNDQLSAAVDAIVRGAKSPEQALQDAQEATQRELDKALGKA, from the coding sequence ATGCCGGCTGTAGCGCCAACAGCCCAGACCGGAGGCGGAGAGGCTCAGACGCCATCCCAGGAAGCGGTAACCATCCAGTATTGGACATTCTGGGCGGATCGGTGGGGGGAATTTCAGGGAAAAATTGTGGAAGAATACAACAGGACCCACAATGACATTCGGGTGGAAATGCTAATCGTGCCATGGGGAGAACTGGCCACCAAACTGCTCACCGCCGTCTCCGCCGGCAATCCCCCCGACTTCAGCATCATCAACCGCAGTGAGGTGGTGGAGTGGGCCGTGCGGGGCGGTGTGCTTCCCCTGGACGATTATATCGCCGCGTCGGATGAGGTGCACCCGGAAGACTGGTTTGAATCTGCCTGGACAGAATGCGTATGGGAGGGTAAGGCGTACGCCCAGCCCTTCGAGAGTGGCACCTACGCCGCCTGGTATCACATCGGTCTCTTCGAAGAAGCTGGCCTGGACCCCACGGCGCTGCCCACCACCTGGTCGGAGGTGGATGCCATGGCCGAAGCCATCACCCAGGGCACCCCCCAAGATGGCTATACCCGCGTGGGATTCATCCCCTGGGGATCCCGGCAGGACCTGCTCGGCTGGCTGGCCGGCGGCGAATGGTATGACGAAGAGACCCAGCAAATTACAGCCGTCACGCCAGAAAATATCGCTGCCATGGAGTGGGTAAAACAGTACGCGGACAGGTATGGCGGCGAGGCGTTGGAGCGCTTCCGCCAGAGCCTGGGCGGCGGCGACACCGAGGATGATCCCTTCTACCGGGATCAGCTGGGTTCAGTCTGGAAAGGAAGCTGGTCGTTGTCGGCCAAGGTGGAGTACGCGCCAGATGTCCCCTTTGATGTACGCCCTCTGCCTTACCGGGACGGTACCAGTAACGACAGTGTCAATCAGGGTTCGGCGTGTGTCCTACCCAAAGGCTCGCCCCACCCCGATCCCGCCTACCAATTTCTCACCTGGATGTCCATCCATGGCGTGGCCATGTGGGTGCCCTTCGCGGCCGACATGGTCTCTCGCAAGGATCAGACGGACATTTACCCCGACGCCCTGCCCGACAACGAACAATTCCGGGGCTATTGGAAGCTCTACAACGATGCCCTGGCCTACGCCCACCACGAGCCGGCCATGCCCGCCCGCCGCTTCTGGAACGATCAGTTAAGCGCGGCGGTGGATGCCATTGTGCGTGGGGCCAAGAGCCCCGAACAGGCGCTTCAGGATGCCCAGGAGGCCACCCAGCGGGAGCTCGATAAAGCCTTGGGGAAGGCATAA
- a CDS encoding SDR family NAD(P)-dependent oxidoreductase, whose product MDRKKALISGASSGIGKATAIRFAQEGYEVCLTARREKELLAVRDLLPPGEHLVCPGDYSDPDVVAQIAAQVQRAWGRLDALINCAGVFIPGHAVETPLDAWRRPLDIMVNGAVHLTRLAVPLMSHGGRIVHITSIHGERAEARASAYAMAKAALNQYCRCLAVELADRGILVNAIAPGFVDTPMSVIDGVNELETDWFRQSYVEGHHLPLRRPGRPEEIAGVAWFLAGPDASYITGQVITVDGGLTITF is encoded by the coding sequence ATGGATAGAAAGAAAGCTTTGATTTCTGGCGCTTCTTCGGGCATTGGCAAGGCAACAGCGATCCGGTTCGCCCAGGAGGGATATGAGGTCTGTCTGACCGCACGGCGGGAAAAGGAGCTGCTGGCCGTGCGGGATTTGCTGCCGCCAGGGGAGCATCTGGTCTGTCCTGGAGACTACAGCGATCCGGACGTGGTCGCCCAGATTGCCGCCCAGGTCCAGCGTGCCTGGGGACGGTTGGACGCTCTGATCAACTGTGCCGGTGTCTTCATACCGGGCCATGCCGTCGAAACGCCGCTGGATGCGTGGCGCAGGCCCCTGGACATCATGGTCAACGGAGCCGTACACCTGACACGCCTGGCGGTCCCCCTCATGTCCCATGGAGGCCGGATCGTCCACATCACCTCTATCCATGGAGAAAGGGCCGAGGCACGGGCCAGCGCCTACGCCATGGCCAAGGCGGCCTTGAACCAGTATTGTCGCTGTCTGGCCGTGGAATTGGCAGATCGGGGCATCCTAGTGAACGCCATCGCCCCTGGCTTTGTGGACACCCCCATGAGCGTCATCGACGGCGTCAACGAGCTGGAAACCGACTGGTTTCGGCAAAGTTACGTGGAGGGCCACCACCTGCCCTTGAGGCGGCCTGGCCGCCCAGAGGAGATCGCGGGCGTTGCCTGGTTTCTGGCCGGACCTGATGCTTCCTACATTACCGGCCAAGTCATCACCGTCGATGGCGGTCTGACCATTACCTTTTGA
- a CDS encoding carbohydrate ABC transporter permease: MTTITETRPGEKGARARLRRPSRRQIRDNLTGYLFFAPWMINLILLNAFPIGAAIYYSFTEYSVLQAPRWIGLGNYHEMFFVDELFWTAIYNTVYYCLFAVPLGLALSLFLAVLLNYRIRGISFFRTTFFLPSIVPAVAASIVWAWILHPEYGLINDLLARVGIPGPPWLTSEIWSKPAFILMSLWGIGPTTIIFLAGLQDIPAHLYEAAEIDGANSFQRFRHVTVPMLTPTIFFNLVIGLIGAFQIFTQVYIISEGGPLWSTLFYVYYLYRHGFQYFNMGYASALALVLFAIILILTLIVLVTSKRWVYYEGAELR, encoded by the coding sequence ATGACGACCATCACGGAAACCCGGCCAGGGGAAAAGGGAGCCCGTGCGCGCCTGCGGCGACCATCCCGCCGGCAAATCCGCGACAATCTCACCGGCTACCTCTTTTTTGCACCCTGGATGATCAACCTGATCTTGTTGAACGCGTTCCCCATCGGCGCGGCCATCTACTACAGTTTTACCGAATACTCTGTGCTGCAGGCGCCCCGGTGGATCGGACTGGGAAACTATCACGAGATGTTTTTCGTGGACGAATTGTTCTGGACGGCCATCTACAACACCGTCTACTATTGCCTCTTTGCGGTGCCGCTGGGCCTGGCCCTCTCGCTCTTCCTGGCTGTGCTCCTGAACTACCGCATCCGGGGCATCTCGTTCTTTCGGACCACCTTCTTTCTGCCCTCCATCGTGCCGGCGGTGGCCGCATCCATCGTCTGGGCCTGGATCCTGCACCCGGAGTACGGCCTGATCAATGACCTGCTGGCCCGGGTTGGCATCCCGGGACCTCCCTGGTTGACCAGCGAGATCTGGTCCAAGCCGGCCTTTATCCTCATGAGCCTCTGGGGCATCGGGCCCACGACTATCATTTTCCTGGCCGGATTGCAGGACATCCCGGCGCACCTGTATGAGGCGGCCGAAATCGATGGCGCCAATAGCTTCCAGCGCTTTCGTCACGTGACAGTCCCCATGCTCACGCCCACCATTTTCTTTAACCTGGTGATCGGATTGATCGGCGCTTTTCAGATCTTTACCCAGGTTTACATCATATCCGAGGGTGGGCCCCTCTGGTCAACGCTCTTTTATGTGTACTACCTGTACCGGCATGGCTTCCAATACTTCAACATGGGCTACGCATCGGCTTTGGCCCTGGTGCTCTTCGCGATCATCCTGATCTTGACCCTGATTGTGCTGGTCACATCAAAGCGATGGGTCTACTACGAAGGCGCTGAGTTGCGGTGA
- a CDS encoding response regulator encodes MVDQEVFYEEVREALHHLYDYDRLRSLHLRAWLQAEPGFTGPRSLKQILIDAVEALRPEAETPMDAPDWRIYQILLYRFVQGMSTQEVAGQLGLGERHYRRLQARAIERFARLLWVRHLEITEAGEEEAGLPDSSWPEPKVGSDLDWLQREGTLQQTQLYEIFIQVEQLLAPLARNRGVHIEFHLVPDLPLLRIHPQAIRQAMVSTLAFMLDRTLAHRVRVEARTQGEVIQITIQPCSDSSAPAPPQSAALFTKPSALEALAIPRQLLDMYNGNLQVGRIESGAPMLTLQVPVVRRLPVLLVEDNEDTTELFSRYLEGSPYRPVIASSSQEAIFLAQRVKPRAMILDVMMPEQDGWETLILFKAHPLTATIPVIVATILTDRELALSLGADDFLHKPVSQEQLLAALDQVIQP; translated from the coding sequence ATGGTTGATCAAGAGGTGTTCTACGAGGAAGTCCGGGAAGCATTACATCATCTCTACGACTATGACCGGCTCCGGTCATTGCATCTCAGGGCATGGCTGCAGGCTGAACCCGGCTTTACAGGTCCTCGAAGCCTAAAACAGATCCTGATCGATGCCGTAGAAGCCCTCAGGCCAGAGGCCGAAACGCCCATGGATGCACCCGATTGGCGCATTTACCAGATCCTTCTCTACCGTTTTGTCCAGGGCATGAGTACCCAAGAAGTCGCCGGTCAACTGGGACTGGGTGAGCGCCATTATCGGCGACTTCAAGCCCGGGCCATTGAACGCTTTGCCAGGCTTTTATGGGTACGGCACCTGGAAATCACTGAAGCAGGAGAGGAGGAAGCAGGGCTCCCAGACAGCAGCTGGCCGGAGCCCAAGGTGGGCTCTGACCTGGACTGGCTGCAGCGTGAAGGCACCCTGCAACAGACCCAACTGTACGAAATCTTTATTCAAGTGGAGCAGCTCTTGGCACCTTTAGCCCGAAACAGAGGTGTTCACATTGAATTCCATCTTGTCCCGGATCTTCCACTGCTGCGGATTCATCCACAGGCCATACGCCAGGCGATGGTGAGCACCCTGGCCTTCATGCTTGACCGTACACTGGCCCATCGTGTCCGGGTTGAAGCCCGTACCCAAGGGGAAGTTATCCAGATTACCATTCAGCCATGTTCCGATTCCTCCGCCCCTGCTCCACCCCAATCGGCAGCGCTATTCACAAAACCCTCTGCCCTGGAAGCGCTGGCTATTCCCCGCCAACTGCTGGACATGTACAACGGCAACCTGCAGGTCGGCCGGATTGAGTCTGGAGCCCCCATGCTCACCCTCCAAGTCCCTGTGGTCCGGCGTCTGCCCGTCCTGCTGGTCGAAGACAATGAAGATACCACCGAACTGTTCAGCCGCTATTTGGAAGGGAGCCCGTACCGTCCGGTTATCGCCAGCTCCAGCCAGGAAGCCATCTTTCTGGCCCAAAGGGTGAAGCCCAGGGCCATGATCCTGGACGTCATGATGCCCGAACAGGATGGATGGGAGACGCTGATCCTCTTCAAAGCCCATCCCTTGACCGCGACCATCCCGGTGATCGTGGCCACAATCCTCACGGACCGGGAGCTGGCACTCTCGTTGGGAGCCGACGACTTTCTCCATAAACCAGTCAGCCAGGAACAACTACTGGCAGCACTTGACCAGGTAATTCAGCCATAG
- a CDS encoding DUF4386 domain-containing protein: MTDQTRSIADISPGKAARVAGVLYLVITVAAIVAHMYVPTRLIVPGDAAATVANIASSGSLFRAAIGGEFVVLLSEIVLSVILYSLFRTVNRTISLTAAVSRLTMTAIHGINLLNYFFVLLLIGEPDYVAVFTKAQVDALVSLFLEAHSYGFTIGIAFLTIHVFALGYLIVKSGYVPRVLGVFFIVAGFGYLFDSFALLFLANYETTPVYFALPIALAEIAFPLWLLVKGVNVQAQAKGLSLASPQVEGSGV; this comes from the coding sequence ATGACCGACCAGACCCGATCCATTGCAGACATCTCCCCGGGCAAGGCTGCCCGAGTCGCCGGCGTTCTGTATCTCGTGATCACCGTGGCCGCGATCGTCGCCCATATGTATGTCCCCACCCGGCTGATTGTCCCCGGCGACGCGGCCGCCACCGTCGCCAACATCGCGTCATCTGGCTCGCTCTTCCGTGCCGCGATCGGCGGCGAATTCGTGGTCCTGCTGAGCGAAATCGTGCTCTCGGTCATCCTCTACAGCCTGTTTCGCACGGTCAACCGGACAATTTCCCTGACCGCGGCGGTCTCCCGGCTGACCATGACCGCCATCCATGGCATCAACCTGCTGAACTACTTCTTCGTCTTGCTGCTGATCGGTGAGCCGGACTATGTCGCCGTCTTTACCAAAGCGCAGGTGGACGCACTGGTGTCGCTCTTTCTGGAAGCCCACAGCTATGGCTTCACCATCGGCATCGCGTTCCTGACCATCCACGTCTTTGCCCTTGGCTACCTGATCGTCAAGTCGGGCTACGTGCCCAGGGTGCTCGGGGTCTTCTTCATCGTGGCGGGTTTCGGCTACCTCTTCGACAGCTTTGCCTTGCTGTTCCTCGCCAACTACGAAACGACTCCGGTCTATTTTGCCCTGCCCATTGCCCTCGCCGAGATCGCCTTCCCCCTGTGGCTGCTGGTGAAGGGCGTCAACGTCCAGGCGCAGGCCAAAGGCCTCTCCCTGGCTTCTCCCCAGGTGGAGGGCAGTGGTGTGTAA
- a CDS encoding ABC transporter ATP-binding protein codes for MSDVRLEHVTFRYGDVMAADDVTLHVREGEFFALLGPSGSGKTTILRLVAGFLQPQSGAITIGGRPVAGIPPYERHIGFVFQHYALFPHMTVAENVAFGLESRGVPRAEIRRRVSEVLDLVQLTGLDGRRPAQLSGGQQQRVALARAIVTQPQVLLLDEPLAALDKKLRTQMQVELRQLQQRLGITTLFVTHDQEEALTLADRIAVMNQGRIAQEGPPRQVYERPRTLFVCDFLGEANILPGTVQAVTGDALTVGLAGGGQIQARGEQVAGRAWQPGASIICAVRPENVRLAVEAPATPFALEGAVEHIAYNGPSVNYHLRRAGGDEFVVFAQNGLLPEPPALGQRVYVTWDPAHTLVLEG; via the coding sequence ATGAGCGACGTACGCCTGGAGCATGTGACCTTTCGCTACGGCGATGTGATGGCCGCGGACGACGTCACCCTGCATGTGAGGGAGGGGGAGTTTTTTGCCCTGCTGGGCCCCAGCGGCAGCGGCAAGACCACCATCCTGCGGTTGGTAGCCGGCTTTCTCCAGCCTCAGTCGGGCGCTATCACCATTGGCGGCCGGCCTGTGGCGGGCATTCCGCCATATGAGCGCCACATTGGCTTTGTCTTTCAGCACTATGCCCTCTTCCCCCACATGACCGTGGCCGAGAACGTGGCCTTTGGGCTGGAGAGCCGAGGGGTGCCCCGGGCGGAGATCCGTCGGCGGGTGAGCGAGGTGCTGGATCTGGTCCAGCTGACCGGGCTGGACGGGCGCCGTCCGGCCCAGCTTTCCGGGGGGCAACAGCAGCGGGTGGCCCTGGCCCGGGCCATTGTGACCCAGCCCCAGGTTTTGCTACTGGATGAGCCCCTGGCCGCGCTGGACAAGAAGCTGCGCACCCAGATGCAGGTGGAGCTGCGCCAGTTGCAGCAGCGGCTGGGCATCACCACCCTCTTCGTCACCCACGACCAGGAGGAGGCCCTGACCCTGGCCGACCGCATTGCGGTGATGAACCAGGGGCGAATTGCCCAGGAGGGGCCACCGCGTCAGGTCTACGAACGCCCTCGGACCCTCTTCGTCTGCGACTTCCTGGGCGAAGCCAACATCCTGCCTGGCACGGTTCAGGCGGTGACCGGGGACGCCCTGACCGTTGGCCTGGCAGGCGGCGGCCAGATCCAGGCCCGGGGGGAGCAGGTGGCCGGCCGGGCCTGGCAGCCAGGGGCGTCCATCATCTGCGCAGTGCGGCCGGAGAATGTCCGTCTGGCGGTAGAGGCACCGGCCACCCCATTTGCCCTGGAAGGGGCTGTGGAGCACATCGCCTACAATGGACCCAGTGTGAACTACCATCTGCGCCGGGCCGGTGGGGACGAGTTTGTGGTCTTCGCCCAGAATGGCCTCTTGCCTGAGCCGCCTGCCCTCGGTCAGCGGGTCTACGTCACCTGGGATCCGGCCCACACCCTGGTGTTGGAGGGCTAG
- a CDS encoding NAD(P)-dependent alcohol dehydrogenase — protein MKAIFAPKYGSPDVLELREVEKPTPEADEVLIRIHAASVNAGDWHLLRADPFLIRLMYGLTAPRHPILGSDVSGTVEAIGKDVTQFQVGDEVFGDLSGSGFGAFAEYATAPESRLAHKPAGLTFEEAAAVSVAAVTALQALRDHGQIRPGMKVLINGASGGVGTYAVQIAKALGAEVTGVCSTRKMEMVRSIGADHVIDYTKEDFTQNGQRYDLILAANGYQPLSAYERALSPQGIYVMTGGTMAQMFQAMLLGPLKSKKGGKKMGNMLVKSTQQDLVFMKELLETGKVVPVIDRRYPLSQVPDAIRYLEAGHAKGKVVIVLDQTSG, from the coding sequence ATGAAAGCCATTTTTGCCCCAAAGTACGGATCGCCCGATGTTCTCGAGCTACGGGAAGTTGAAAAACCCACCCCTGAAGCAGACGAAGTTCTGATCCGCATCCACGCAGCATCGGTCAACGCTGGAGACTGGCATCTCTTGCGGGCGGACCCATTCCTGATCCGGCTGATGTACGGGCTAACGGCCCCCAGGCATCCCATCCTCGGCTCGGACGTGTCCGGCACGGTAGAAGCCATCGGCAAGGATGTCACGCAGTTTCAGGTCGGTGATGAGGTCTTCGGGGATCTGTCCGGGAGCGGGTTTGGGGCCTTTGCGGAATATGCAACAGCCCCCGAAAGCCGGCTGGCCCACAAACCGGCGGGGTTGACTTTCGAGGAAGCCGCGGCTGTGTCCGTGGCCGCCGTCACCGCCCTCCAGGCCCTGCGGGACCACGGGCAGATCCGCCCGGGTATGAAGGTGCTGATCAACGGAGCATCCGGCGGGGTGGGGACATATGCGGTACAGATCGCCAAAGCCTTGGGCGCTGAGGTTACCGGCGTGTGCAGTACACGCAAAATGGAAATGGTGCGCTCGATTGGGGCTGACCATGTCATCGATTACACCAAGGAAGACTTCACCCAAAACGGACAACGCTATGACCTGATCCTGGCCGCCAACGGCTATCAGCCTCTCTCCGCCTACGAGCGAGCATTGAGCCCACAGGGAATCTATGTCATGACTGGCGGCACCATGGCCCAGATGTTCCAGGCCATGTTGCTGGGACCGTTGAAGTCAAAGAAGGGGGGCAAGAAGATGGGGAACATGCTGGTGAAATCCACCCAGCAGGATCTGGTCTTCATGAAAGAGCTGCTCGAAACTGGCAAAGTCGTGCCGGTGATCGACAGGCGCTACCCGCTGAGCCAGGTTCCCGATGCTATCCGCTATCTGGAAGCGGGGCATGCCAAGGGAAAAGTGGTGATCGTTTTGGACCAAACCAGCGGGTAA